GGGATTCGCGAATACGGCCTTGCTTCTTGGCCTTTTCACGCACGGAGATCACGTCACCGGCCTTGACCAGCATCGAAGCGATGTCGGCGGTATGGCCGTTCAGTTCGATGGCGCGGTGGCTGACCAGTTGGCGCGCTTCGGCGCGCGTGGAGCCGAAGCCCATGCGATAGACGACGTTGTCCAGGCGCGATTCCAGCAGCTGGATCAGCTTCTCGCCGGTGTTGCCGCGCACGCGGTCGGCTTCCTGGAAATACTTGCGGAACTGCTTTTCCAGCACGCCGTACATACGCTTCAGCTTCTGCTTTTCACGCAGCTGCAGGCCATAGTCGGAGGTACGGGCACCCGAAGTGCGGCCATGCTGACCGGGCTTGGAATCAAGCTTGCACTTGGAATCCAGCGAACGGCGGGCGCTCT
This genomic interval from Bordetella genomosp. 8 contains the following:
- the rpsD gene encoding 30S ribosomal protein S4, giving the protein MARYIGPKCKLSRREGTDLFLKSARRSLDSKCKLDSKPGQHGRTSGARTSDYGLQLREKQKLKRMYGVLEKQFRKYFQEADRVRGNTGEKLIQLLESRLDNVVYRMGFGSTRAEARQLVSHRAIELNGHTADIASMLVKAGDVISVREKAKKQGRIRESLDLATSIGLPQWVDVDTSKMSGVFKQAPDRADVARDVNESMVVELYSR